TCTGTATTTCTCAGATTGTGTGCCTGCCCAGGACTTTTCAGTTACTATTTGGTGGGAGTTTCTGTGCTCCCACCCTCAAACATGCTTCATCCTTCTGTGACCACACCCTCCTTCGGAGGGCTACCAGCACTGGCTAAAACAGTATATGGGTTTAATCGTTGTCTTaggcttctttttcccatttgTGCTCTCAGAATCCTTTAGGCTATATAAATACAGTGGAAAGAGTTTGGTGAGTTTGGAGCCCCAAAATTTGTGCTTTTAGTTGGCTCTACTAGTTCCTTGTTTGTTTTGCGGCAAGCTACTTAATTTCTGTCTGAGCCTTTGTTCATTTGTACAATTCAGAGGAGATAGTCATAATCTTTTTGTCAAGTTAAAAGATTATGAATCCGCAAGGAAAAATAAGTCATTATTCAGATTCTTGTGGGCAATAATGGTAGGTTTAAATGCATTCTTGTACTTATAGTGATTGTCCATGGACTAGCTCACTATAGTGTTTGTCTTTTTGTAGGGAAGGACCGAAGGTTATGGGTTAAGACAGGGTTtgccatgtagcctaggctgacctcttccacgtgctgggattaccagtgcgtgccaccactcccagttcTGGGCTTGTCTCCTGAGACTGTCTGATGTAGTGAGAAATTTCTTTTACTTTGCCAACTTTAGAGTTTGTTGTGAAATTGTTTATAAACCTGAGTAAACCTCTCTGTGCTTGCCCAAGGAGCATATGAACCCTATAGAAACTATAGACTAAGTGTTCGTTTCACGCAACTCATTTAGATTTGAAACCTTGTGGACAATGTGTGCCAGTGGTGAACGACCAGCTTTTTATTTGGAAGAGATGGTGGAGGAATTACAGCTCTGCTGAGAGTTGGCTGAAACAGAGTTTACCCTGTtcctagggtgtgtgtgtgtgtgtgtgtgtgtgtgtgtgtgtgtgtgtgtgtaaataggcTTTGGGTGATATACAAAAGAGAAACGTACATAAATCTTTACAGTAATACAGCCGACTTAGCAAGACTGGAAATGTTGTGTGTGTCAGGTCCTAGGTTCTATACagactatactatactatactagcCAAATCCCTAGAGGAGAAGTTCTGATCTCCCGATCAAATTACTGAAGTTTCAGCGTTGTGTAAATTGGGGTGCAACATTTAGATGTTGACTTTACAAATTTAACTTCTAATTATTAGATGTTATTCTAGTGTGTTAAATGGATCTGATGCAAACTAAAGTTTAAAATGCTGTTTTGAACTTAGTTATCCTGAAACTTCAGACTTTTAACACTGTATCTGCAGCTAGTGAATCTTTGTTGGGTTCCTGCTTTAAAACTTAAtgctgagccaggcggtggtggtgcatacctttaatcccagcacttgggaggcagaggcaggcggatctctgtgagttcaaggccagcctggtctacagagtgagtacaggacaggctccaaaactacacggagaaaccctgtttcaaatagccaaaaagagaggaggggggagatgATTGTTAAATCCTTCTGCCTTCGAGGACTTGAGACTGAGTGGTTATATGTGTTTAGTATATCTGCCCCTATTTTACAACCTAAAAGTATATTGGCTGCAGTGGACTCCACACTGCCACCTGTTATATCCCTTCAGTTAttaagtaaagaaagttttaggGTTTCTGTGGTTTATAAGTGATAAATAAGGTCAtctttctcccccttcctgtTTCTAGCCCCTGGCGAATTGTGGACGACTGTGGTGGTGCCTTTACCATGGGTACCATAGGTGGTGGTATCTTTCAAGCCTTCAAAGGCTTTCGAAATTCTCCAGTGGTGAGTGGGTGACTGGTCTTATTTTATCTTCACTGGAAGCCAGGGCTGGTTGATATTTATGGGTGCATTGGTGGGTTAGAAATATAGCACACttattatatatgattttattattttgtgtgtggggaggtgggggttgttttgcctgcatgtatgtctatgcattgCTTGGTGCCTGATGCCCATGGATAaaatccctagaactggaattacatacagacagttgtgagctaccatgtgggtgctaagaattgaacctgggtcctctggaagagcagtaagtactcttaaccactgagccatctctccagccctaatttattttatgtatgtagatgttttgcctgcatgtatgtctacataccatgtgcattcctggtgcccacagaggctggaaggtagcattggatcttctggaactggagttacagactattgTGAATTACCTTGtaagatgctgggaatcaaacctgggttctctggaagagcagcaagtgttctcaaccactaagccatctctccagtccccaatttattacattttagaccatttccttttgtttttgttataggGAGTAAACCACAGACTCCGAGGGAGTTTAACAGCTATTAAAACCAGGGCTCCACAATTGGGAGGTAAGAAGAATGTTTCCATTTATTCAGACTTTTTCTGCTTACTTGAACTCGAGGCTGGCTATATCTGTCTGCCCTCCTGTCCGTCTGACTTCCCTTTCTTCATTTGTCCCCATACTGAACTCAAACTCAAGGTCCTGTGTGCCAAGATTACAGGAGTTCAGTcagcaaattattttttttctttttcttttcttatattagtGATTTTCATTTACTCTGCTTGTCTTAGTATgtctgtaaggttttttttttttttttttttggattgatGCTTTGTTTGGAAAGTTAAGTtgaattatgttttttaaaattttatttgtcttgggggttcttttttgttttttttaagacagggtttctgtagccctggctgtcctggaaccagctctgtagactacctggcctcgaactcacagagatctgcctgcctctgcctcccgagtactgggattcaaggcatgcaccaccaccacccagctcaaacctactttcttatagaacccaggaccaccggcCCAGGGGTgggaccacccacagtgggctgggccctccccatcaatcactagttaagaaaacacATTATATCTGAGTCTTATGGAGGcctttttctcaattgagatttccTCGTGTCAAGTTgccataagactagccagcacaaccCCCCTTTTCTAGAAGGGCTGTGTAGCTCAGATTTCTAGTGACAGAAATGGTGGTTTCTAGGATAGCATAATGCTGAAGAGAAATGTGATGTAAAGGTCAGAGAGACCAGTTTAACTGTTTGGGTTCTCCAAGGATAACATTAAGAATTGTGCAGAAATCAGTGCAAAATATCAGAAGATTATAAAAACACAGCAATTATAAAACTTGGTTACTCGGTAACTAGTAGAAAGGAAATGGCCAAATATGTGTATGGAAATTATGTTCACATAAGATATGACATCAAATCAGAGTTGACTATTTTTCCTAAGTCGTGGTAAAGACTCATtatttgggctagagagatggtttggggggtaagagcattgactgctctttcagaggactcggGTTCCATTACCAGCACGCACATGATATCTGTACACCAGTCTgtttccagctctaggggatctagGGCCACTTCTggccttgggcaccaggcacaaaaGTGGCCTGTATACGTTTCTTTCTTGTATTACATTATTACTTATTTGGCAAGGGGGGagggtgtgtgcgtgcatgcatgcatgtgtgtgtagctcAGAGAGCAACTTGTAAGAGTCTGTTCTCTTTCCACCGTGTGGGTTCCCAGGTCATTGTGCTTGGTACtcttacccctgagccatctcactggccctgtttCTTGGGAATAAGTGCTGTCTTAGCAAGCACTCTGACCCTGAATGACAAGTTTTGAGGTTTCGgggtttttaattttgtggtttgcttgtatgtgtacatatactaactgtgtgcctggtgcccacagaggccagaagcagatctggatcccctagagctggaaatacagatgggtgtgagctgccatgtgggtgctgggaagggaacctgagtcctggaagagcagccagtcctcttaaaccctaagccatctctccattccaaGGATGAGATCCCTAATATTGGACCAAAGATGAGGGGCTCCTGCTGTACTCAGCTGGTCCTGAACACGTGAGATCTGGAGGAAGCCTGTGGAGTGATGTGCTTCAGACGTTTGTTGGAGCCCAGTTTGTTGTTCTTGTTAGCGTCCTGTTTCCCTCCGTACTGAGATTTTAGAGCAGcaactctcaaccttcctaatgcttcaacgctttagtaactgtaattttgctgctatcTGATGCACAGCCACCAAAGGAGACTCGATCCccagttgagaatcactgatttaGAGGATAAATAAAAAGTGACTAGGCCTCCTAAGTCTAACTCCCCAGCATTCCCTGGCTCCAACTAGGTTCATTTGCCTCCGCAGCATGTGCGTAATATGGTCCAGAGCACTGGCTTTCTCTGTGCTCTGTGGTGATTGTCAGAGTAGGTGCCCTGTGACATTGATGAAGAAAGGGAAGGTGAGAAAGCTGAGttaggagagagaggaagcaggagccTTTGGTTTGAAATACGGAAACATTGTTTAAACAAAGATGCTCTATTCTAAAGGAGTGATTTCTGTGATTTTAACCATTTGCATCTTCCTTTAGGCTTATCTTATGCACGTTCGTTTAACTTgtttatggtgctggggattgaagccaGGCCTTTGCACATGCTGGGCAAGAGTTCCACCACTGACCTAATCCAGCTCCTTGCTGTCCCTTCCCCCAGAAGAGTTAGAgatcttatttaaatttttctcgggattaatttttatttatgttgtatTCATGAATTTCTGTGTCTGCCACACGTATGTAggtcctgtggaggccagaagaaggcatcagatccctggagctgaggttacagatgattgtgagctaacagatgtgggtgatgggacccgaactcaagtcttctgcaagagcagctagcgCTTTTCATCACTGAGTTATTTCTCGAGCCCCAAGATTCTTTAATATAAACTTGAGCACAATGGTTAGTAGAAAGAGAGGCATACTGAGAGCATGGGTGTAGACTCTCTAGGAGGTgaatcttcctcttctctctcctagaTTTAATATACTCGTTAAATAACCAGGGCTGGCTTCAAAGCAAACATACTTGACTgtgatattaataataatataacagTAAGGCACAAAAGAAATCTGAACtagttgttttgtgtgttttgttttatttacaaaacAGGTAGCTTTGCAGTTTGGGGAGGACTGTTTTCTATGATTGACTGTAGTATGGTTCAGATAAGAGGCAAAGAAGATCCCTGGAACTCCATCACTAGCGGTGCCTTAACAGGAGCCATCCTGGCAGCAAGAAGTAAGTGAGCATTGCTTCACTCTTTGTCTTCTGCAGCACTGAGGATTGGTCCTGGGCCTTGGACATGGTAGGCAGGTGCCTTACATTGAACTACTCAGTCTATTAAATAAACCGTCATTTGGACATACCAGTGGGAGTCGGGTTTTTGGAGCAACCTCATCTGCCTTTAATTAATGAAACTtgtctttagttccagcactcaggaagcagaggcaggcagattgctgaaTTCAAGGCAGGTGTGTTCTACAGAGTGCGTTCCGAACTgcacagagaattcctgtctcaaaaaaacaaaacaaaattattcaaaTCTGCAGTGCATGAAACTGAGAATTGCCTGATTTGgtatagaataaatatttatggtgatTTGAAAGTaagagtaggggctggagagatggctcagaggttaagcaacCGGCTGATCTTccacaggtcgtgagttcaattcccagcaaccacatggtgggtcacaaccatctgtaatgagatctggcgccctcttctggtgtgtcagcatacatggaggcagaatgttgtatacataataaataaatcttaaaaaaaagtaagagtaAAGGAATAAAggactggattttttttaatttattattaatacatTATTTACTGGTGTGTGGGTGGGCACATGTGCTAaatgaggtcaaaggacaatttgcagAAGTTACTTCTCTGCTACCACTTGGGTTCCAGGAGTTGAATTCAGTGCCTATACCTACTGAttccatctcaccagccccctgCTTGTTtggtgacagggtctcatgaaatCCAGAATGGCCTCGAACTTCCTCCCTAGCTCAGAATGACCTAGGGGCATAAATTCTTGCTGGTGTGATACAGTGGTTGGAACACTGGCCATTTATTACTCGTGTCGCTGGTAGAATGCCAGACTCCCCGTGCTGGGGTTTTCTAAGCTATCTTGAATTAGCACTGTCTGCCACACACAACTGTGAGGCATAAAGATCATCCTTGGGCCTTGAGGAAAGAGCAGGTGAATTCCTTTGGGTTTAGACTAGACGTTTTAAACTTTTTCTTGAAAAAGTCCAGGCATTAATAGTAAATTAATTTTCTCTATTGCATTAATttaatttgtttgtgtgtgtgcacatgagtacaagAGTTCATACACActacatgtagaagtcagagaacgATTTGTAGAAtgattctttccttctgccttgtggGTCCcagtattgaactcaggtcagtagGCTTGGCAGGAAATACCTTTACCTAATGAGCCATTTGGCTGtccagaaataaatattttatacttacGGACTACATGAtcttgttgttttgttgctgttttgttttgagacagggtcttactatttaACTTTGTCTTGCCTAGAACTTactaggctgtcctcagactcatggaggcctgcctgcctctgcttcttggtgctgaaattaaaggcgtgagccaccccACCAATGCACTAACTATGTGATGTTATTAAGGCATGCAAGCAAGAACATGGCTTTGTCCGATATAGCTTTTAAAttggttccttttctgttgctgtgataaggcaccagaagaaagtttatttggggCTCACAGTTTCCGCGGGTTGGAATGCTTGGTGGTGGAGCAGGGGTAGGAGATGGCAGGTGACTGGAGCAGCATCCCAGAGCTTACATCTCAGTCCGCAAGCAGGAGGCAGGGGGTGGTGCAAGtcttttgaaatcttaaagcccaccctcagtgacacacctccaacaagAGCACACcacctaatcctttccaaaggGTTCTACTACCTGGGGACCGAGTTTTCATGCAtacgagcctatggggccatctcattcaaatcatcacagctttatttaaaaagcagGCTGTGGGCCGGAGCTGACCTCTCCGCTGTTTGCTGACTGTAGGTCTTGGGCAGTGGAAGAGTTTGAGAATGAGAGGAACATAAGTTTATGGATAGCCCTTTGCCTTAAAGTAATCTTTGTTATTAATGTCTGCAGATGGACCCGTCGCCATGGTGGGGTCGGCTGCCATGGGAGGCATTCTCCTAGCTTTAATTGAAGGAGCTGGTATCTTGTTGACAAGGTTTGCCTCTGCACAGTTTCCCAATGGTAAGTCCTTTCTCTCCTTAATGCTCAGGTTAATACGCATGGGACTGGCTTCCTGACATTAAGGAAGAATGTTTTTGTTTGGTAAAATGGAGTAGTTTGTGATTTCTACTGTGTTATTAACATGTTATGCTTGAACCTATGATAAGCCCAAATGACATAATgggtgagctgggtggtggtggcacatgcctttaa
The sequence above is drawn from the Chionomys nivalis chromosome 5, mChiNiv1.1, whole genome shotgun sequence genome and encodes:
- the Timm17a gene encoding mitochondrial import inner membrane translocase subunit Tim17-A isoform X1 — encoded protein: MEEYAREPCPWRIVDDCGGAFTMGTIGGGIFQAFKGFRNSPVGVNHRLRGSLTAIKTRAPQLGGSFAVWGGLFSMIDCSMVQIRGKEDPWNSITSGALTGAILAARNGPVAMVGSAAMGGILLALIEGAGILLTRFASAQFPNGPQFAEDHSQLPPSSQLPPSPFGDYRQYQ
- the Timm17a gene encoding mitochondrial import inner membrane translocase subunit Tim17-A isoform X2 is translated as MEEYAREPCPWRIVDDCGGAFTMGTIGGGIFQAFKGFRNSPVGVNHRLRGSLTAIKTRAPQLGDGPVAMVGSAAMGGILLALIEGAGILLTRFASAQFPNGPQFAEDHSQLPPSSQLPPSPFGDYRQYQ